Part of the Synergistaceae bacterium genome, GCCGTAAAAATAATAATTAGTTATCTCGCAGCCCTTGCCGCACTCTTCACAGCCGCCTATTTTTTCACGGTTAAGATAAAGCCCGAAGCCTGCAACCATTCCCAAAAATCCGCCCGCGATTATTGCTGCGAAAATTATTAATGCATTCATGTAAACTCACTCTCTTTCTTGATTACTCGTTGCGCTCTAACACTATACGCCACGCATAAGACTTTATATTACGGAATTCCAGCACTGTGTATAAATCCCCGTTAATCCTGACAGATTGATTCTTATTGAGGCCTGAAATATCTTCATAACGGCAATATAAAATCACGTTCGAACGCATAACGCCTTGAGTGCCTGACTCCTCACTTGCCGGAACTGATACGCCCTTAGTGTCATTAACGAGAATGCTTAAAATTTTATGCCCGTCAATGTCATTAAAGTCCGCGAATTCATGACCGAAAAAATTTTTATTTATGTCAATACATGCGGACTCGCGAAAATTTTTATACTGGCCTGATTTGCAGAGTTTCAGGGCCTCGCGCTCAAAATCTAGCATACTTCTTTTAACACTATCCAGCCGTTAATATCGTGAGGTATGGGAAGGGGACGGCTTGAGACTGATATATGCTTTACGGACGGGTTTATTTCCGTCCAGGTTTGAGGTACGTACTCACTCATTTCTGTTACATATTCGCGCGTCTTGCTGTCAATGTAAGTAATTGCGCCGTGCAACATAGTATTTTGCTCGCTTGAATTCTGTAAAATCGCACAATCAGTGTCTAAATACGGGAACGAGTTGCCGCTGTCTTCATCGTAATAGAATTCATTATAAGAATAAATATCACAGAATAAGCCCGGCATTGTGAGGCGTCCTAAATATTCGACTCCGTCTTCGAGTTCCTGAGGCTTAATCTCGCCTAAATCTACCCTGCGCAAGTCCAATAATTTTGTGATTTTAGTATTATCAAGTAATGCCTCTGCTGCGTTTGTGCCGAGTATAAGCATGTTGGGATTGACTCCGGCCTTGCGTAATAACATGGCTTTTTGCTTGAGTTTGCTAATAATATCATAGCTTGAAGTCCATTTATCAGCCTGCGCGCAAGTCTCTATATTCGTGAACCCGTAATCTACAGACTCGTTAAAGCCTTTGCCCGATATAGTAAGCTGCCCGTCTTGCTTAACCCGTGCGCACATATATTCTTGACGCCGTGCAATTGAGTCAAGCAACTCGCTTAAATCATTAGCCGCGATTTTTGCTGCTCTTTCGTCGGGACTGACTCCGGAGTTGTAAGGCGATTCACCTAATAATTTCATTGCTAATGTGTCATTCGTGATAACTCTTTCAGGCGATAACAAAGGCGTGTGATAAGTCCTTACCTCATAACCGTCGCGATGCAGCGCCTGGCTTCCCAGTCTTGAATTTGTGAACGGTGCGAGCCTGCGTTTATTCTCGTAAAACTCAAAACTCACTGTTTCAGTAGGAAATGTTACACTCTCGGCAAAAAAACGCGATTTAAAAAATGTCTTGACGGGCTGAACTTTACGAATAACGCCGCGTAATGTCTTAGGGTCATAATAATTAACGCTCATTCTAATAACTTCCTTTCTTGTGTGAATAAATTAACCGAGTAAAATATCGTGCTTTCTCAAATTATGAGATACGGCCGCGATTAAATCAGCATGAGAGTCGTTCGCTGTCTCATACGGGAGAATAACGGAACTTGCCTTAAATGTTCCGGAGAAATACGCCGCACATTCTGCATATTCCGTTGCGCTAATTTCTACGTCGTCAGCAAGAATTACGCAATCTTTATTAGCAGTTCCTGCAGCAGTTGCATTGACGTATTCGCCCGCTGTTGCGCTTTCCATTAAGAGAGTCCCGCGCTTGTAAGTTCCTGCGGTGTTGATTTTGATTACACATGCCTTAGGACTTGAAATAATAAGCTCGTCCCTTATTTCCATTTCTGCTGCCTCGGCGAGTTGCTGTTCGTATCTTGTTTTAGTGTCATTGTCTGCCATAGTTATTTACTCCTTTTCTTGTGAAATTTTAATTTAATGTTAATTAAATGTTAATTAATTGATTCGCTTCTTCTTCAGCGTCAAGCATAGCAAAATATTTATCTTGCCTGTCAAGTTTTGCATTTGCCGCGTCGTGTTCAATTATTGAGTCAATATCCGGCCCGGTTATTTCCCCGCCGTTATAAGATTTTGAGATTTGCCCGTTCTTGAATTCGAACGTATGAGCGACTCTATATTTAACGCCGTCTCTAATGATTTCGCTTGCCATTGATAAAACCTGCCATTAAATTAATTGCTTGTTCCTGCAAATCCTGCGGCTTATTCTTGACGGGTAAAAAATTTAAAACTGGACGGTCTCCTAAATTTTCAGGCGTTATATTTTCGTCTTGCTTGGCCGGTTTGTTTTCTTGATTCGCGTCTTGCGTATTCTCGTATTCGTCGCAAAATCCTAGAGATTTAGCCATTTCGCCGGACATATAAGCCTCTTTATTCATTAAGTCATTAATTGTATCTCGTGATAGTCCGGTGCGGGCTTGATAAATATCTATGATATTTTCCGTTATCATGTTCAGAACTTCAGCGCATTTATTTAATTCTTCACTGGTGCCGCTTGCAAACGTTACGGGCTTATGAATCATTAAGACACTCCCGCGCTTCATGATAATTTTACTTGCCGACATTGCTATAACACTCGCCGAGCTTGCGCAAAATCCTTCAATAATTGCTTCAATCTCAACGCCGGAGTCCTTGAGTAAATTATAAATCGCGACTCCCTCGAATAAGTCACCGCCCTCGCTGTTAATGTGAAGGACTATTTTAGATAACGCCTTCAAATCTCCGAGCGAGTCTATTAACTTATTTGCGCTCATTCCGAATAAATCATCATGTTCAATGCTTGAATAAATAAAAATGTCCCTGACTTGAGAGTTTGAATTTGATTCACTCTCATTAACTGCCTCGTTCCTGATACGAGTCATATACATAAAATCACATTCTTTCTTAAAAAATTAACTCCCCCACAATAAAAACGTGAAGGAGCTTTACACTTTATAATTCATTCTTAATTACTCATCTTGCAAGTTCAATTAATGTCTGACCTATGCGGGTCCGGCCGCCCGCTGCAAGTAATAATAATATACCCCCTGCAAAGAATATAAACGAGGCGAAAATTGCTCATCGGATTCGGCATTGTCCATAAAAGAAGTAAGTTCTTCATTATTTGGCAGCCGTTTATTTTGTGCCGCAAACCGCGTTATCTTGTCTATCTTGTGATTCTTATAGATAGAATAAGCAATCTGTCCCGCTAAATCGTCTTCACCGTGAACGAGTAATTTATAAACTCTGCTATATGAACGGGGGCTGTTATTAATTTCTCCCATTTGCTTCCCTCCATGCCCACGATAAAGCCCCGCGAATTTCTTGGGGTGTTTTGCGTTCGACAACTGCTTTAATTTCCGGCGGTATATAAACAGGAGTCCCCGCTATCATTTGCGCCCGTACCTCGTTAATAATTTCTTCTGTTGAATGTGAATGATACATAATAAATCCCTCTCTCTTAATTACTCTTGCCAGGTCTATTATATATCATTTCCTGTCTTGAATACCGCGTAATAATTCCTTCTCGCGTCTTAATTGCGCTATATTCATTTCGAAATCTTCGCCCGTGAGTTCGCCCGTCTCTTTCTGATAGGTGCTGAAGCCGTTATTTACCCGTTGAACAGCCGCATTAACTTCTTTGACTGGGTCAAGCTGTCCCTGACTCGGTCCTGTCCACGCCGCCCAGTAAAAATAATCTTCATTCTTGTAATCACTCTTGATAAACCGCTCGTCTTGACTAGCAAGCAAATAACTATATAGAAATCTTTCATAAACGGGCTGGCAGAAATTACTTGCGAACCATTCACGCCAATATCTAAATAATTTCCAAGCCTCTAATAGGGCACCCCGACTCGCGCTGTAACTCGCAGTAAAATGCAAAAATAATAATTCGCTGGGAATTCCTAAGGCTCCCCCGATTTGCTGAACTAGAGACGCAATAAACGCGTTAAAATTTTGATTCGGCCTGCCCGGACTCGCCGTTGATACTTTCACGCCCTCCGGCAAATCTATTACAGTCCCGTACATTTCCTGCTGCGTGATATTCTCTAATCCTTCAAGACCTCCGAGTCCTTCTTCACTTGCATATGACTCTTCGCCGACTTGGCCCGATTCTCTTTCAGGGTGCTCAAAAAATACGCTGTACATTCCTGACACTACAGCAGCCATTAATTCAGCGTCCGTGTATCTTGAAAGCTGCTTCAAAGTCTCTATAACCGGAGCCAAAAAAGGAACTCCCCGACGCTGCCCTATTCGTTCAGGATTGAATAAATGCAAAATATTCCGTTCGCCTGTTAATTCGTCATAAACGGGAACCCGTTTGAATTCCAAAACGGGCTGATTTATCAGCGTGCTTTCAGGGTTGCGGTTTGCTATGTAATAAGCGGTTGGGCAGCCCATTTCGTCAAGCTCGACTCCCTCGTCAATAATAACGCCTGAAGGTTTTATGCTGGGATCTGCTACACGTTCGCCCTCGATTAAACCGACTTGCAAGCGGGTAAATAAATTATTACGCCTGCCCGTATAATCATTTTGACCGAATACAACAAAACAGTCCCCGTCTAATAAAACACTCTTGAATGCTAAAACTTGCAGCTCGTAAAAATTTAACGTGCCGTCAATGCTTGCCCGTTTACGGCTTGCCCATGCGTCAAAAACTGCTTCAATATCCGACGCCCATTTACTGGACTCTTCCGGAGTCATATTTAATTTACCGCTGTCAATCCTGACATTCAAACGCAGGCCTGAACCTATAGAATTTAACACGACTCTATCAATCGCCCCCCGGCCGAGCGGCCCGCCCCCCGAGTATAAATCTCTTGAGCGTTCCCGTAATAAAGAAAGATTTTCACTAATATCTTCATGTGCTGAATAACTGGTAGAGTTCCATGAAATAAGCGAGCTTTTACTCCGGCTTGCACCGTGATGGGAATATCCCGAATTTCTGAATATAAGCATTAATAAAGCCTTTCTTTTGGAATAACGACTCTAAATCTCGGCCGTGTTTTATTGGGATTTATAGCAGATTCGTAATTAGTAATTTCGTGCTCTAAATCATTAATAGTGTCGCGGACGACTTTTAAATCTGCACGAGTCAATCTCAAGCCCTCAAGCTCGAATTCCTGACCGGTTAATATTGCCTGTTCAGCCTCATAATAATTCAATAATCTATGCCGCAAAATTTCAAGTTTTATATTTTTAGTGCCTGTTACAACATTCAACACTCACACCTCGCACATAAAAAATTCCCTGATGGTGTCTCGTAAATCTTGCCTGGCCTTACTCTCCCTAAAGGCTTAAGATTTCAGACGGTATCAGAGAAAATTATTTAATAAATTGTCTGATTGATTCGACTGCTATTTTATTTTGACTCAAAACGTATAAATTTGTCATTCGCAGAGGCTCAAGAAAAAAATACCCGTTTTCTTATTTCTTCCTTCCTTTCTACGAATTTGCAAATATTTTATCACATAACAAGAAAGACCCGGCCAAGCTGCCGGGTCTCCCCTGATATTTTTATCTTCGGCTAATAATAATAATGACGCGGATATTTTATCATGCTTTCACATTCTGACTCCTGACCTCAATAATTTAACCCGCGCCCCCGTCTTGCGTTTGAGAACTTGGCTTGTTTCTTTCTGCTTTTCAGGAATATGAATCCCCGCCATTCTTGCCGCGTGTTTTGCTAAATCAGGGTTAAATATTTCAAGTGCTCCCGTTGCATACACTCTGCAGTCAAGCGGCTCATTACGGATATTTTTATTTCTGACTTCCCACACAATCTGCTCACGGCCTCGAATTCGTTTTGTAATCATGCGTTCACTTGTAAGACCTGCAAAATATCTTGTGTCATAGCCTAAATCTTTATCATCCGGAAAATGGCAGTAACCGGCTCCGGCTTTCTCAACCATTAAACGCGATTGCAAGACACCTTTGATAGTACTTACTCCGAGCGTAAATAACGGAACTTTACGGCGGTTATTACGAGTCGGGCCTGCTGCACTGGGACGTCCATAACCCCCGCGCCCGATTATTGCGAAAATGTTGCGCTTTGAACGCGGCTTTGTGTAAATATAGACTTCATCCGTGAAATGTCCGCCCGAATCTATGCACACGCAAGAAAGTAATAATTTATTGCCGTCCTTGAAATGCCATGCCTTACAAAGAAAATCGTCAAGTAATAACCAAGTCTCATTAAGCGAGGGGTCGCCGTAAATAGTTTTATAGCATATACCCCATGACTCATGGCCAAGTCCCCAGCCTACTATTTCACATTCTAACCTGTCATCTTGAACGTCTACGCCTGCAGTCAACACAAGCACGCCATCGGGGAGTTCAGCATTATATTTTTCCCGTCTATTCTCTAAAATCTCACTGTCTAATGTACCCGCTTTTGATTCATACGGCAGCCCTAAAACTGTATTAGTCCACACTTTTAAATTCTCTTCTCCGTTAATTTTTGCTTCCTGATAATCCGCGCATAATTTAGCCCATGACGCCCAAGGACTCGCAAATGCATTTAAGTGAAAGCCTCTGACTCGCGTTATTTCAGGATTATTAACTTTCCACTTGCCTAATAATTGATTACGCTTCCATTCAAGCTCGCCGAACTCCCGCCCGCAATGATTGCACTTCATAACGGGCTCTCTTACATCCTTAAATCTTATATTTTCAAAATCAAGCGCGTTATATTGCTTACATTCGGGACATGGCAGAGTCCATTCTTCTTTACTTGATAAATCATATTCTTTAGCAATTCTTGACAGGCCTAAAAGAGTCGGAGTGCTCACAAATAATATTTTACGGTTCCAAAAGTTTTGTGTTCTCTTCTGTGCAAGATTCAGCGGGTCGCCTTCAGTTCCTGCACTCACAGGGTATCTATCAACTTCATCACACAATAAAATCCTGATAGGACGGCTTGCAAGTCCAGCCGGAGAATTTGCCCCTGCGATTGTAATATGACCGCCTGCAAATCTCTTGTGTAATAAAGTATTGCCGGAGTCTCTTGCGCGGGGGTCCTTAATCTTACCTGTTAAACACGGTGTATCGCGAATCATAGGCGCGAGTCTGTCTTTAGAGAATGCTTCGCCCATTTCAAGAGTAGGCTGTAAAAGTAAAATCGGACTCGGCTCTTTATCGACATAATAACCGATTGTGTTCAAGATAATTTCAGACTTGCCGACTTGCGCAGCACTCATCATGATAACGCGTTCAATTGAGTCGTCTGATATAGCGTTCATAATTTCGCGCTGATACGGTGCCCGGTCAGTGTGCCAGCGTCCTATTTCTGCGCTTGCTTCAGGTGATATAACGCGGAAATAATCGGCCCATTCTGCAATACTAATATCAGGAGGCGGACTCCATAGATTCAAAGCCTGAATCCTCGTTTGCAAGTTCGTTCAAAATTTCGCGTGTTTTACCGTTAAGAATGCTTTTGATTTCGCCGGCAGTATGATTTATTAAGACTGGTGCGAGTTCCGGAATGGATAAAATTTTATTCTTTACAATATTAACCTTTTCAGCCCATGCAAGATTAACCTGTTCACGCGATAATAACTCGTGCTTTTCCTGAGCGAGCTTTAACTCTTCGCGTTCGGCCTTAGCAAGTGTTAATCTCGTCTTAGCTTCTAAATATTCATCATTGTCCATAAATAAATCACCTCATAAAATTTAACCCCGTCGAATTCGACACGTTTAACGGGTGTTACGCCAAATGTCCCACGCGTCATAAATGATAAACCCCGCTAAAATACATTCACAAATCAAACATAGCCATAATAATATTTTTGACATGAACGACTCCCCCGATAAAAAAATTTCTGCCGCTAGGAGAGAATCGGGGGTTTCTTTCGCTGCAAGAACCCCGCCCGGCCCCCCTTCCCAGTACCTTACACGCTTATAAAAAATTTCCCGCGCTCATTCACACGAGAAATAAATATTTTTCTTGATTGTGTTGATTATATCATGATTTCTGCAGACACTCGGCAAAAAATTTTATAATTTCTTTCTTGCGCTGATATAGAGTCCTCACAGAAATATTTAACTTGTTTGCTACGTCATGAGCCTTGAATTTGCAGAAATATATCAGCTCTATAATCAATACGCCGTCGGGATATGAACGCGATTCGATTCTTAACGTGTCAAGAAATTTATTAACCTGAGAGATAATTTTCTGCCGTGAATTAATCTGATAAATAACTTTCTCGCGCCTCATAAATAAATCTGTTACAGGGTCAACGGGAATGCTTGAATGTAAATCATTATTATAATTTTGTGCGTGAACATCTATATCAATGAGTCTAATTTTCTGTATGAGCTTTTCAATTTCGTAGCGCGTGTAAAGATAGTCATATAAAAATTTTTCAGCCATTCTATAAAAAGATTTGGAGTCGTCCATTTTGTTATATCACCTCGAAATAAATATAACACAGCCAGGGCTGCCAAATACCCCCGCCCGCCGCCCTGATTCACTGCTCAACACAAAATTTTTTAGCTCGAACATGCACAGGGGGACCCCGTGCCCGTCCCCCTGGCCCCTCCCCGCCCGGCTTTGCCGGCTCGTTTATGCGTGTCCGGTAAAGTTCGGGAAAGTTTGCGGGAAAGTTTACCGGCCGTGCTTTTTTTGTGAGTTGTTGCGATTACCGGCTTTCTTGCGTGTAAATTCTCAAAACGGGAAAGATTTCGCGTTTTTCATATCCGGTTTATATTTCCTTGGGACGCCGGCAAAAAAAATTTTATCCTGACTTACGATTTTAGGCTCGAACTTTCCCGATTTTATGATTCAATATTAAATTATTCCCATATTTGAAAAGTTATAAAGTAAGACAACAACCCGCAACAAGTCGAATGCATTAGCAATCCCAGGGAGAAAATACCGGCGGGAAAGTTGCGGGAAAGTCAATAAAAGTCTATAAAAATCTTTCCCGAATCAGGGGGAATCTTTCCCGAAAATAGGGCAATCTTTACCAGTAGTTTTTACGAGCGCAAAATCAGTATATATACAAAATTGACAAATTGCACAGGCAGGGGGAATAAATTAAATTCCTTCTCGCAAAATATAAAATGTTTCTTCCTATTATAATATGCAAAAAAATATTTCTCGCACAAAAATTTTTATTCTATAATTATTGACACAAAGCCCGTTCATTTGCTAAGATTATCGCGCTGTTATGTCAGCAAAAAAATTATTGCGAAGGGAGGAAAGTGTAAAAGTATCTTAGCTTTTACATTGATAAGTGCCAACAATTAATCAATTAGTCCGGCTTGGACGTGAAGAGAAAAAAAGTAAAAGCAATTCTCCGGCATTACAAGGAAATCCGGCGCGGCGTGGTGTATGCACTAGAGTTTATACTATTACACCTAAGAAGCCGAATTCAGCCCTTAGGAAAGTTGCGCGTGTAAGATTAACGAACGGTATAGAAGTTACTTCATATATTCCGGGAATTGGCCATAATTTACAAGAACACTCTGTAGTACTCGTAAGGGGAGGCCGTGTTAAAGATTTGCCCGGTGTTCGTTATCATATTATAAGAGGGACTTTAGACTGCGGTGGAGTAGAAAATCGCAAGAGAAGCCGCTCAAAATATGGCGCAAGACGTCCTAAAGCGAAGTAACAGGAGGATTTATAATGCCGAGAAAAGGACATATTAAGAAGAGACCCCCTGAGCCTGATATTAGATTTAACAATCCGGCCGCGTCAAGATTTATAAGTGCCTTGATGATGGGAGGTAAGCGCAGTCTCGCTGAAAGAATTTTTTACGGTGCATTAGAGAAGGCTGCGGAAAAATTGAGCGTTGAACCCTTTGAAGTTTTCGAGAAGGCTATGGCAAATGTTACGCCTCAAATTGAAGTCAGACCTAGAAGAGTAGGCGGCGCAACATATCAAGTCCCTGTCGAAGTTACACCCGAACGCGGTGTCCAGCTTTCAATAAGATGGATTGTAATGTACGCAAGGGCAAAAAAGGGTATGCCAATGAGTGAAAGACTTATGCGTGAATTAATGGACGCTTACAAAAAC contains:
- a CDS encoding major capsid protein: MSVNYYDPKTLRGVIRKVQPVKTFFKSRFFAESVTFPTETVSFEFYENKRRLAPFTNSRLGSQALHRDGYEVRTYHTPLLSPERVITNDTLAMKLLGESPYNSGVSPDERAAKIAANDLSELLDSIARRQEYMCARVKQDGQLTISGKGFNESVDYGFTNIETCAQADKWTSSYDIISKLKQKAMLLRKAGVNPNMLILGTNAAEALLDNTKITKLLDLRRVDLGEIKPQELEDGVEYLGRLTMPGLFCDIYSYNEFYYDEDSGNSFPYLDTDCAILQNSSEQNTMLHGAITYIDSKTREYVTEMSEYVPQTWTEINPSVKHISVSSRPLPIPHDINGWIVLKEVC
- a CDS encoding Clp protease ClpP codes for the protein MYMTRIRNEAVNESESNSNSQVRDIFIYSSIEHDDLFGMSANKLIDSLGDLKALSKIVLHINSEGGDLFEGVAIYNLLKDSGVEIEAIIEGFCASSASVIAMSASKIIMKRGSVLMIHKPVTFASGTSEELNKCAEVLNMITENIIDIYQARTGLSRDTINDLMNKEAYMSGEMAKSLGFCDEYENTQDANQENKPAKQDENITPENLGDRPVLNFLPVKNKPQDLQEQAINLMAGFINGKRNH
- a CDS encoding phage portal protein, which translates into the protein MLIFRNSGYSHHGASRSKSSLISWNSTSYSAHEDISENLSLLRERSRDLYSGGGPLGRGAIDRVVLNSIGSGLRLNVRIDSGKLNMTPEESSKWASDIEAVFDAWASRKRASIDGTLNFYELQVLAFKSVLLDGDCFVVFGQNDYTGRRNNLFTRLQVGLIEGERVADPSIKPSGVIIDEGVELDEMGCPTAYYIANRNPESTLINQPVLEFKRVPVYDELTGERNILHLFNPERIGQRRGVPFLAPVIETLKQLSRYTDAELMAAVVSGMYSVFFEHPERESGQVGEESYASEEGLGGLEGLENITQQEMYGTVIDLPEGVKVSTASPGRPNQNFNAFIASLVQQIGGALGIPSELLFLHFTASYSASRGALLEAWKLFRYWREWFASNFCQPVYERFLYSYLLASQDERFIKSDYKNEDYFYWAAWTGPSQGQLDPVKEVNAAVQRVNNGFSTYQKETGELTGEDFEMNIAQLRREKELLRGIQDRK
- a CDS encoding phage terminase large subunit family protein, giving the protein MNLWSPPPDISIAEWADYFRVISPEASAEIGRWHTDRAPYQREIMNAISDDSIERVIMMSAAQVGKSEIILNTIGYYVDKEPSPILLLQPTLEMGEAFSKDRLAPMIRDTPCLTGKIKDPRARDSGNTLLHKRFAGGHITIAGANSPAGLASRPIRILLCDEVDRYPVSAGTEGDPLNLAQKRTQNFWNRKILFVSTPTLLGLSRIAKEYDLSSKEEWTLPCPECKQYNALDFENIRFKDVREPVMKCNHCGREFGELEWKRNQLLGKWKVNNPEITRVRGFHLNAFASPWASWAKLCADYQEAKINGEENLKVWTNTVLGLPYESKAGTLDSEILENRREKYNAELPDGVLVLTAGVDVQDDRLECEIVGWGLGHESWGICYKTIYGDPSLNETWLLLDDFLCKAWHFKDGNKLLLSCVCIDSGGHFTDEVYIYTKPRSKRNIFAIIGRGGYGRPSAAGPTRNNRRKVPLFTLGVSTIKGVLQSRLMVEKAGAGYCHFPDDKDLGYDTRYFAGLTSERMITKRIRGREQIVWEVRNKNIRNEPLDCRVYATGALEIFNPDLAKHAARMAGIHIPEKQKETSQVLKRKTGARVKLLRSGVRM
- a CDS encoding 30S ribosomal protein S12 yields the protein MPTINQLVRLGREEKKSKSNSPALQGNPARRGVCTRVYTITPKKPNSALRKVARVRLTNGIEVTSYIPGIGHNLQEHSVVLVRGGRVKDLPGVRYHIIRGTLDCGGVENRKRSRSKYGARRPKAK
- the rpsG gene encoding 30S ribosomal protein S7, with product MPRKGHIKKRPPEPDIRFNNPAASRFISALMMGGKRSLAERIFYGALEKAAEKLSVEPFEVFEKAMANVTPQIEVRPRRVGGATYQVPVEVTPERGVQLSIRWIVMYARAKKGMPMSERLMRELMDAYKNEGASIKRREDTHRMAEANRAFAHYRW